The following are encoded in a window of Clostridium thermarum genomic DNA:
- a CDS encoding zinc-binding dehydrogenase: MKTRAVRLYGKRDLRLEEFELPEIKDDEILVQVVSDSICMSSYKAAILGPDHKRVPKDCHVNPIIIGHETAGNIVKVGAKWKDQFKVGEKFALQPALNYKGSMDSPGYSYKYCGGAATYAIMPQEVMELGCLLHYDGEAYYEASLAEPMSCIIGAYHASYHTTMGSYEHRMGIVPGGKLAILAGAGPMGLGAIDYALHCDRRPGMVVVTDIDENRLNRAATIFPPEEVKKNEGIDLIFVNTSKYEDPVAYLRSLTDGAGYDDVFVYAPVKAVVEQGDRILGRDGCLNFFAGPTDTNFSALCNFYNVHYGATHIVGTTGGNTDDMKESLRMTEKKLINPAVMVTHVGGLNSAAEATLTLPDAPAGKKLVYTGIDMEMTAIADFEEKGKSNPHFAKLAEITKRNRGLWCAEAEKYLLENWGK; this comes from the coding sequence ATGAAAACAAGAGCAGTTAGATTATATGGAAAAAGAGATTTGAGATTAGAGGAGTTTGAATTACCGGAAATTAAAGATGATGAAATATTAGTACAAGTTGTTTCTGACAGCATATGTATGTCTAGTTATAAGGCAGCAATACTTGGTCCGGATCATAAGAGAGTGCCAAAGGATTGTCATGTAAATCCAATCATTATAGGACATGAAACTGCAGGTAATATAGTTAAGGTTGGTGCAAAGTGGAAGGATCAGTTTAAAGTAGGAGAAAAGTTTGCTCTACAACCGGCATTAAACTATAAGGGAAGCATGGATTCTCCCGGATATTCCTATAAGTATTGTGGAGGCGCAGCTACCTATGCCATTATGCCACAAGAGGTAATGGAACTTGGATGCCTTCTCCACTATGATGGAGAAGCCTATTATGAAGCTTCATTGGCAGAACCAATGTCTTGTATTATAGGTGCTTACCATGCAAGCTACCATACTACAATGGGAAGCTATGAACACAGAATGGGAATCGTGCCAGGCGGAAAGCTGGCTATACTTGCCGGAGCAGGTCCAATGGGTCTTGGTGCTATAGATTATGCTCTTCACTGTGACAGAAGACCTGGAATGGTAGTTGTTACGGATATAGATGAGAATAGATTAAATCGTGCAGCAACCATATTCCCTCCGGAAGAAGTAAAGAAAAATGAAGGAATTGACCTTATATTTGTAAACACCAGCAAATATGAAGATCCAGTGGCATATTTAAGAAGCTTGACAGATGGTGCAGGGTATGATGATGTTTTTGTATATGCACCGGTTAAAGCTGTAGTAGAACAAGGAGATAGGATCCTTGGAAGAGATGGATGTCTTAACTTCTTTGCAGGACCTACAGATACCAATTTTTCAGCTCTATGTAACTTCTACAACGTTCACTATGGAGCTACTCACATAGTTGGAACCACTGGCGGTAATACCGATGATATGAAAGAGTCCTTAAGAATGACTGAAAAGAAGCTAATAAATCCTGCGGTTATGGTTACTCATGTAGGAGGACTTAACAGTGCAGCTGAGGCAACCCTTACTCTACCGGATGCACCGGCAGGAAAGAAACTTGTTTACACAGGTATAGATATGGAAATGACTGCAATAGCAGACTTTGAGGAAAAGGGAAAAAGCAATCCTCACTTTGCAAAATTAGCTGAAATAACTAAGAGAAATAGAGGCCTTTGGTGTGCTGAAGCAGAAAAGTATCTGCTTGAAAACTGGGGCAAATAG
- the pfkB gene encoding 1-phosphofructokinase: MIITVTLNPAVDKTIKIDNFTPGNVNRVSEMRFDAGGKGINVSKVIDVLGGKSLATGILAGSTGNYIKEYLNSLNIENQFIFINGETRTNTKIVDSVNKANTDINEPGPVVGEADIEKVRTVIQEKLHPGSIAVFSGSVPAGVPKDIYRQLIALAKEKGAKTILDADGELLKYGMEAGPYLVKPNIHELERVFGSKIESMDEAILLSKQIKKEYGIKVLVVSLGEKGALFLNDDATILAEGIKVQPISTVGAGDSMVAALAYSLDKGYSFEDSIRLAVASGTANVMTSGTQPAELSAIREFEKQVKFKYVDNIG, encoded by the coding sequence ATGATAATAACAGTTACTTTAAATCCTGCAGTGGACAAAACAATTAAGATTGACAATTTCACCCCAGGAAATGTTAATAGAGTGTCAGAGATGAGATTTGATGCAGGCGGCAAGGGTATTAATGTATCCAAGGTTATAGATGTCTTAGGAGGAAAAAGCCTAGCCACAGGAATACTTGCCGGCAGCACAGGAAATTATATCAAAGAATATTTGAATTCATTGAATATAGAAAATCAGTTCATCTTTATTAATGGTGAAACCAGAACCAATACTAAAATAGTAGACAGCGTTAACAAGGCAAACACAGATATTAATGAACCGGGACCAGTGGTAGGAGAGGCAGATATAGAAAAGGTTAGAACTGTGATTCAGGAGAAGCTTCATCCTGGTTCCATAGCGGTATTCTCCGGCAGTGTTCCTGCAGGAGTACCCAAGGATATATACAGGCAATTAATTGCTCTAGCCAAGGAAAAAGGAGCAAAGACTATACTGGATGCCGACGGAGAACTTTTAAAGTATGGTATGGAAGCAGGGCCTTACCTGGTAAAACCCAATATCCATGAGCTTGAGAGGGTATTTGGCTCTAAGATAGAAAGCATGGATGAAGCTATCCTACTATCAAAACAAATAAAGAAGGAGTACGGCATAAAAGTACTGGTTGTATCTCTTGGAGAAAAAGGAGCATTATTTCTAAATGATGATGCAACAATACTGGCAGAAGGCATAAAGGTTCAGCCCATAAGTACTGTTGGGGCTGGTGATTCCATGGTAGCAGCCTTAGCTTATTCCTTGGATAAGGGCTACAGCTTCGAGGATTCTATCAGGCTTGCAGTAGCTTCCGGTACCGCTAATGTGATGACCAGTGGAACACAGCCTGCAGAATTAAGTGCAATCCGGGAATTTGAGAAACAGGTTAAGTTCAAATATGTAGATAATATAGGATAA
- a CDS encoding GTP pyrophosphokinase gives MEIKTPDNLKRLKTELTRFMMSYKFGLDELNTKIDILKQEFQYIHDYNPIEHVKSRIKTPESILQKLHRKGLELSLASIKENIQDIAGIRIICSFVSDIYRLSEMLQNQKDIKVLAIKDYIKNPKPNGYQSLHLILQVPVFMSDRAEDVCVEVQIRTIGMDFWASLEHKIYYKYNKKVPQKLLDDLKEAANTVAQLDKKMEHINKEVANYKEVSYQQEGLHEVFINNENFYFPDEFYRLFLQESHHQR, from the coding sequence GTGGAGATAAAGACGCCAGATAACTTAAAACGTTTAAAAACTGAGTTAACAAGATTTATGATGTCCTATAAGTTCGGTTTGGACGAGCTTAATACAAAAATTGATATTTTAAAACAGGAATTCCAGTATATTCATGATTACAATCCAATTGAACATGTAAAATCCAGGATAAAAACACCGGAAAGTATATTGCAGAAGCTCCACAGGAAAGGCTTGGAGCTTTCTCTGGCTTCTATAAAAGAAAACATTCAGGATATTGCAGGAATACGTATAATATGCTCCTTTGTCTCTGACATATATAGATTAAGTGAGATGCTGCAGAATCAAAAGGATATAAAGGTATTGGCCATAAAGGATTATATTAAAAATCCAAAACCCAATGGCTATCAAAGCCTGCATTTAATTCTACAGGTACCGGTTTTTATGTCTGATAGGGCAGAGGACGTTTGTGTAGAAGTTCAAATTCGTACTATAGGCATGGATTTTTGGGCAAGCCTTGAGCACAAAATATACTATAAGTATAATAAAAAAGTCCCTCAAAAACTGCTGGATGATTTAAAGGAGGCTGCAAATACTGTGGCCCAGCTGGATAAAAAGATGGAGCATATAAATAAAGAGGTTGCAAATTATAAGGAAGTTTCTTATCAACAAGAAGGGTTACATGAAGTATTTATTAACAACGAAAATTTTTATTTTCCAGATGAGTTTTACCGTCTTTTCTTACAAGAGTCTCATCACCAAAGATAA
- the ptsP gene encoding phosphoenolpyruvate--protein phosphotransferase, whose protein sequence is MKKGIAASKGYAIGKVVLIAAECLTVEKKASVDPANERCRLENAISCSIQQLEEIRDKTAKNIGESEAVVFDSHLSFLFDEEFSGAAIAKTETEGKSAEEAISEVVDMYMEMISLIDDEYMRARAADIKDVGNRVLRNLMGKNNNIFESLQENSIIVAHDLTPSDTAQLDKDKVAAFVTDVGSRTSHSAIMARTLEIPAVVGLEDITSSVKNGDIIIVDGVEGMVLINPDEANIKAYEEKRLALERDKERLKTLINTKSVTKSGKEVIIAGNIGSPADVDKVIENGGDGVGLFRTEFLYMDRKDMPSEEEQFEAYRIVAEKLKGKPVVIRTLDIGGDKKLEYLPLPEEENPFLGFRAIRLCLSRTDIFKTQLRAILRASAYGKIQIMFPMISSLEEFFKAKELLKLCMEELKAEGKEFNENIETGIMIEVPAAAIMADEFAKHVDFFSIGTNDLIQYTLAADRMNENVAYLYNPMHPAVLRLIKMTIDAAHKEGKWCGMCGEMAGDENAIPTLLEYGLDEFSMSPSSILSARQIVIDYV, encoded by the coding sequence ATGAAGAAAGGTATTGCAGCATCAAAGGGCTATGCTATAGGTAAAGTAGTACTAATAGCTGCAGAATGTCTGACAGTGGAAAAAAAGGCTTCTGTAGATCCTGCAAATGAAAGATGCAGATTGGAGAATGCTATTTCATGTTCAATACAACAGTTAGAAGAAATAAGAGATAAAACTGCAAAAAATATAGGAGAAAGTGAGGCTGTTGTCTTTGACAGCCACCTATCCTTCTTATTTGATGAAGAGTTTTCCGGGGCAGCAATTGCAAAAACTGAAACTGAAGGGAAAAGTGCAGAAGAGGCAATTAGTGAAGTTGTGGATATGTACATGGAAATGATTTCTCTTATCGATGATGAGTATATGAGGGCAAGGGCTGCTGATATAAAAGATGTAGGTAACAGAGTTTTAAGAAACCTTATGGGGAAAAATAATAATATTTTTGAGAGCTTACAGGAAAATTCTATTATTGTTGCCCATGACTTAACTCCCTCTGATACTGCACAACTGGATAAGGATAAGGTAGCTGCCTTTGTCACTGATGTGGGTAGCCGTACATCTCACAGCGCAATAATGGCAAGAACTCTTGAAATACCTGCAGTAGTAGGCCTTGAAGATATAACTTCTTCTGTAAAGAATGGAGATATAATCATTGTTGATGGTGTGGAAGGGATGGTATTAATCAATCCCGATGAAGCTAATATCAAAGCTTATGAGGAAAAAAGACTTGCTCTTGAAAGAGATAAAGAAAGATTAAAAACACTTATAAATACAAAATCAGTAACCAAATCAGGAAAAGAAGTAATAATAGCAGGGAATATCGGATCACCGGCAGATGTAGATAAGGTAATTGAAAACGGCGGTGACGGTGTAGGACTGTTTAGAACAGAATTTCTTTATATGGATAGGAAAGATATGCCCAGTGAGGAGGAGCAATTTGAGGCCTATAGGATAGTTGCTGAAAAGCTAAAGGGAAAACCTGTAGTGATTCGTACACTGGATATAGGAGGGGACAAGAAACTGGAGTATCTTCCCCTGCCTGAAGAAGAAAATCCTTTCCTTGGCTTTAGGGCAATCCGCCTGTGTCTGAGCAGAACAGATATATTTAAAACCCAGCTTAGGGCAATATTAAGGGCTTCTGCCTATGGAAAAATCCAGATAATGTTCCCTATGATCAGTTCACTGGAAGAATTTTTTAAGGCAAAGGAACTTTTGAAGCTCTGTATGGAAGAACTTAAAGCAGAAGGCAAAGAATTTAATGAAAATATAGAGACAGGTATCATGATTGAGGTGCCAGCTGCAGCCATAATGGCAGATGAGTTTGCGAAGCATGTTGACTTCTTTAGTATTGGTACAAATGATCTCATCCAATATACACTGGCGGCAGATAGGATGAATGAAAATGTGGCCTATCTGTATAACCCAATGCATCCTGCTGTGCTTAGACTGATTAAGATGACCATAGATGCGGCCCATAAGGAAGGAAAGTGGTGCGGCATGTGTGGTGAAATGGCAGGAGACGAAAACGCAATTCCCACTCTTTTGGAGTATGGACTTGATGAATTCTCAATGAGCCCATCTTCAATTCTGTCTGCAAGGCAGATAGTAATTGATTATGTATAA
- a CDS encoding PTS mannitol transporter subunit IICBA has product MSNSTLNRKTGSQTQEKIQKFGRFLSGMVMPNIGAFIAWGLITALFIPDGWIPSEFFATLVGPMITYLLPLLIGYTGGKAVGGQRGAVLGAAATMGVIVGSEVPMFIGAMIMGPLGGYVIKKFDQAVEGKIPAGFEMLVNNFSIGIIGTILAMFARWGIGPVVSTLSDLLGNGVDAIVEAGLLPLTSIFIEPAKILFLNNAINHGVLGPIGIDQAKEVGKSVMFLLEANPGPGLGILLAYWVFAKGKIKQSAPGAIIIHFLGGIHEIYFPYVLMNPALVLAVIAGGASGILVFNIFGIGLRAAASPGSIFAVLAMTAKGDFIGVILGILVAAAVSFFVASIFVKKAADKMDDSDLEDAKVRVAEAKAASKGLVKREIKKVIFACDAGMGSSAMGATSLRSKFKSAGINVGVYNSAIEDIPEDADVVVTHEKLTDRAKAVKPDAYHISVKDFIDNNVFEILKAEIAPSELKSDNTDNVEENEILKKSNIKLGLKASSKDEAIRMAGELLVKGGYVDETYIDAMFEREKELTTYIGNGLAIPHGVGSARDTIKKSGIVVLQFPEGVKFGDETAYLVIGIAGVGNEHLSILGNIVTAVDVENKDVMEMLRTTKDVDAVYNLLTISEEE; this is encoded by the coding sequence ATGTCAAATAGTACTCTTAACAGAAAAACAGGCAGTCAAACACAAGAAAAAATACAGAAATTCGGACGATTTTTAAGCGGCATGGTTATGCCAAACATAGGAGCATTTATAGCATGGGGACTGATAACAGCATTATTTATTCCTGATGGATGGATACCAAGTGAGTTTTTTGCAACACTGGTAGGTCCAATGATAACTTACTTATTGCCACTTCTTATAGGATATACCGGAGGTAAAGCAGTAGGTGGACAAAGAGGAGCGGTACTTGGTGCTGCAGCAACAATGGGTGTTATAGTAGGTTCAGAGGTACCAATGTTTATAGGAGCCATGATAATGGGACCTCTAGGGGGATACGTTATAAAGAAATTTGACCAAGCAGTTGAAGGAAAGATTCCTGCAGGTTTTGAAATGTTAGTAAACAACTTCTCAATAGGTATTATAGGTACAATATTAGCAATGTTTGCACGATGGGGAATAGGTCCGGTAGTTAGTACCTTAAGCGATTTACTTGGAAATGGTGTAGATGCAATAGTAGAAGCAGGACTTCTGCCATTGACTTCAATATTTATAGAACCGGCTAAGATCTTATTCTTAAACAATGCTATCAACCATGGAGTATTAGGACCAATAGGAATAGACCAGGCAAAGGAAGTAGGAAAATCAGTTATGTTCTTACTTGAAGCAAACCCAGGCCCAGGCTTAGGAATACTGTTAGCATACTGGGTATTTGCAAAGGGCAAGATAAAGCAATCAGCACCTGGAGCAATTATAATACATTTCTTAGGTGGAATACACGAAATATACTTCCCATACGTTCTTATGAATCCAGCATTAGTGTTAGCAGTAATTGCCGGAGGAGCAAGCGGAATATTGGTATTCAACATATTTGGAATAGGACTTAGAGCAGCAGCATCACCAGGAAGTATATTTGCAGTATTGGCAATGACAGCAAAGGGAGACTTTATCGGAGTAATACTGGGTATCTTAGTAGCAGCAGCAGTATCCTTCTTTGTAGCTTCAATATTTGTAAAGAAAGCTGCAGATAAAATGGATGACAGCGACTTAGAAGATGCAAAGGTAAGAGTTGCAGAGGCTAAGGCAGCTTCAAAGGGACTTGTAAAGAGAGAGATAAAAAAGGTTATTTTTGCTTGTGATGCCGGAATGGGATCCAGTGCAATGGGCGCAACTTCACTAAGAAGCAAGTTTAAGAGTGCCGGCATAAATGTTGGAGTGTATAATAGTGCTATTGAAGACATTCCAGAAGATGCAGATGTAGTAGTTACTCATGAGAAACTTACCGACAGAGCAAAGGCTGTAAAACCGGATGCTTATCATATTTCCGTAAAAGATTTTATAGATAACAATGTTTTCGAAATATTAAAGGCGGAAATTGCTCCATCAGAGCTTAAATCTGACAATACAGATAACGTAGAAGAAAATGAAATACTAAAAAAATCAAATATAAAACTTGGCTTAAAGGCCTCCAGTAAAGATGAAGCAATCAGAATGGCAGGTGAGCTATTGGTTAAAGGCGGCTATGTAGATGAGACCTATATAGACGCAATGTTTGAAAGAGAGAAGGAGTTAACAACTTATATTGGCAATGGATTGGCAATTCCTCATGGAGTAGGTAGTGCAAGAGATACCATAAAGAAATCCGGTATAGTAGTATTACAGTTCCCTGAGGGTGTTAAGTTTGGCGATGAGACTGCATATTTAGTTATTGGTATTGCAGGGGTTGGTAACGAGCACCTTTCCATACTTGGAAATATCGTTACAGCAGTAGATGTAGAAAATAAAGATGTAATGGAAATGTTGAGAACTACAAAAGATGTGGATGCAGTTTATAACCTTCTTACAATAAGTGAGGAAGAATAA
- a CDS encoding hydratase: MVEVIKKGAYLYRGKTILGYEDEISLESLDNQLKAYGEDVDLKALVVDKEAAKNTMAYEILTKHNSSRDTNNLRIKFDAMASHDITYVGIIQTAKASGLKEFPIPYVLTNCHNSLCAVGGTINEDDHNFGLSAAKKYGGIYVPAHLAVIHQYMREMMAGCGKMILGSDSHTRYGALGTMAVGEGGPELVKQLLGKTYDIVRPEVIAVYLEGQPKRGVGPQDVALSIIGAVFSNGFVKNKVMEFVGPGIANLSVDYRNGIDVMTTETTCLSSIWITDEKVQEYYITHGRPQDYAALEPGVVAYYDGIIKVDLSKVEPMIALPFHPSNVYSIADLNKNAADILKAVEEECQKQIDNPAIKFKLTDKIVDGKIMVDQGIIAGCSGGTFENIVKAAAILDQKSVGSDYFNLSVYPASQPIYMELIKNGAIGQLMQAGSIVKTAFCGPCFGAGDVPANNGLSIRHTTRNFPNREGSKPGAGQIASVALMDALSIAATAANGGVLTPATEVDIPEIDVKYSFNSKVYSNRVYNGYKAPKAHEELKYGPNIADWPKMSALTENILLKMVSVITDPVTTTDELIPSGETSSYRSNPLKLAEFALSRKDPQYVERAKGVQAVEKFRQAFAEGGNGSFDGIEELKNVLLQATGENKSEREIESLIKNTQFGSVIYAVKPGDGSAREQAASCQKVLGGFANIAEEYATKRYRSNLINWGMIPFVIPDGEDRDFQVGDYIFVKGIREVILNGQEEMEAVVIRSGGKKTIKLQVKGLTKDERDIILAGSLINYYAK, from the coding sequence ATGGTAGAGGTAATTAAAAAGGGGGCATACCTATATAGAGGTAAAACAATATTGGGCTATGAGGATGAAATATCACTGGAGTCCTTGGATAATCAATTAAAGGCCTATGGTGAAGATGTAGACTTAAAGGCTCTTGTTGTAGACAAGGAAGCAGCGAAAAACACAATGGCCTATGAAATCTTAACAAAGCATAATTCTTCAAGAGATACAAATAATCTGAGAATAAAATTTGATGCCATGGCATCCCATGATATAACCTATGTAGGCATAATACAAACAGCTAAGGCCAGCGGACTTAAGGAGTTTCCCATTCCCTATGTACTGACAAACTGCCACAACAGCTTATGTGCCGTTGGTGGAACCATAAATGAGGATGATCATAATTTTGGTCTTTCTGCAGCTAAAAAGTATGGTGGCATATACGTACCAGCTCATCTGGCAGTTATACACCAGTATATGAGAGAAATGATGGCCGGCTGCGGAAAGATGATCTTAGGCTCTGACAGCCATACCCGCTACGGTGCACTTGGAACTATGGCGGTAGGAGAAGGTGGGCCGGAGTTAGTTAAACAGCTGTTAGGAAAGACCTACGATATTGTCAGACCGGAAGTTATTGCTGTGTATTTAGAAGGACAGCCCAAAAGAGGGGTGGGTCCACAGGATGTAGCTCTAAGTATAATTGGAGCTGTATTTAGTAATGGTTTCGTTAAGAATAAAGTTATGGAATTTGTGGGACCGGGAATAGCTAACCTTTCAGTGGATTATAGAAACGGTATAGATGTAATGACTACTGAAACAACCTGTTTGAGCTCCATTTGGATCACCGACGAAAAGGTTCAGGAATACTACATCACTCATGGACGTCCGCAAGACTATGCTGCACTTGAGCCGGGAGTAGTAGCTTATTATGACGGAATAATTAAAGTGGATTTGAGCAAGGTAGAGCCTATGATTGCCCTTCCTTTCCATCCAAGTAATGTATACAGCATTGCAGACCTAAACAAAAATGCTGCAGATATATTAAAAGCTGTAGAAGAAGAATGCCAGAAACAGATAGATAATCCTGCAATTAAGTTTAAGCTTACAGATAAGATAGTAGACGGCAAAATAATGGTGGATCAAGGTATAATAGCAGGCTGCTCAGGTGGAACCTTTGAAAATATAGTAAAGGCAGCAGCCATATTAGACCAGAAATCCGTAGGCAGTGACTATTTTAATTTAAGTGTATATCCTGCCAGCCAGCCAATATATATGGAACTAATTAAGAATGGTGCTATTGGACAACTTATGCAGGCCGGTTCAATTGTCAAAACAGCCTTTTGCGGACCATGCTTTGGAGCAGGAGACGTGCCAGCAAATAATGGCCTAAGCATAAGACATACCACCAGAAACTTCCCCAATAGAGAAGGCTCTAAGCCGGGGGCAGGACAAATTGCTTCTGTGGCATTGATGGATGCCTTATCTATAGCTGCCACTGCGGCAAACGGTGGGGTATTAACTCCTGCAACTGAAGTAGATATTCCTGAGATAGATGTGAAGTATAGCTTTAATTCTAAAGTATACAGCAACAGGGTTTATAACGGCTATAAGGCTCCTAAGGCCCATGAGGAACTGAAATATGGTCCTAATATAGCAGATTGGCCGAAGATGTCTGCTTTGACAGAAAATATCCTATTGAAGATGGTTTCTGTAATAACAGACCCGGTAACTACTACGGACGAACTTATCCCCTCCGGTGAGACTTCTTCCTACAGATCAAACCCATTGAAGCTGGCAGAGTTCGCCCTATCCAGAAAGGATCCTCAGTATGTTGAAAGAGCTAAAGGTGTTCAAGCGGTAGAAAAGTTTAGACAAGCTTTTGCAGAAGGGGGTAATGGAAGTTTTGACGGTATAGAAGAGCTTAAAAATGTATTACTTCAGGCTACAGGAGAAAATAAGTCTGAACGGGAAATAGAAAGCCTTATTAAAAATACTCAGTTTGGCAGCGTAATCTATGCCGTAAAACCTGGGGACGGTTCTGCCAGAGAGCAGGCAGCTTCCTGTCAAAAGGTATTAGGGGGCTTTGCCAATATAGCAGAGGAATACGCAACAAAGAGATATAGAAGCAATCTTATCAACTGGGGGATGATTCCTTTCGTGATACCAGACGGTGAGGATAGAGATTTCCAAGTAGGTGACTATATCTTTGTTAAAGGCATAAGAGAAGTTATATTAAATGGACAAGAAGAGATGGAGGCTGTTGTCATTAGAAGTGGTGGCAAGAAGACTATTAAGCTTCAGGTTAAGGGGCTTACTAAGGACGAGAGAGACATTATTCTGGCAGGTAGCTTAATTAACTATTACGCTAAGTAA
- a CDS encoding HPr family phosphocarrier protein, with translation MEAKNVVIQNKLGMHARPAQIFAKEAAQFSSKITITKGERKASGKSVINIIALGLVKGTEITVSAEGDDEKEAVKTLVDLINSKFGEE, from the coding sequence ATGGAAGCAAAAAATGTAGTAATTCAAAATAAACTAGGTATGCATGCAAGACCAGCGCAAATATTTGCTAAGGAGGCAGCACAATTCAGCTCTAAAATCACCATTACTAAAGGTGAAAGAAAGGCCTCCGGTAAATCTGTTATAAATATTATTGCACTTGGCTTGGTAAAGGGAACTGAAATTACAGTTTCAGCTGAAGGTGATGATGAAAAAGAAGCAGTAAAAACTCTAGTGGATTTAATAAATTCAAAGTTTGGAGAAGAATAA
- a CDS encoding LysR family transcriptional regulator — MDIRQLTYFIAIAEEGSISRAAERLHIAQPPLSQQLKLLEEELGIRLVERSTRKLELTEAGKALQHRSKQVLELLETSLKEVRDIAEGLQGRLSIGTVSSAGATLLPDIIRSFHKTYPCIDFEIFDEDTSKIIELLDHGVIDIGIIRTPFDLEKFESIALPKDPMAAVSLSAWSDDKPTLLLKDLINKPLIVQRRNEKIITELCLKAGFNPRILCRSNDVRTILLWASTGLGTAIVPKNCVNLIPDTNLNYKELAEPSLMTGTAVIWPKQRYISSAARHFLEAFKSTQCQHI, encoded by the coding sequence ATGGACATAAGGCAACTTACTTATTTTATAGCAATTGCAGAAGAAGGAAGTATTTCAAGAGCAGCAGAAAGGCTTCATATAGCCCAACCTCCACTGAGTCAGCAGCTAAAGCTTCTTGAAGAGGAGCTTGGTATAAGATTGGTGGAAAGATCTACCCGAAAACTTGAACTGACTGAGGCCGGAAAGGCACTGCAGCACCGTTCAAAGCAAGTATTAGAGCTTTTGGAAACCTCCCTGAAGGAAGTAAGAGACATCGCTGAAGGCCTTCAAGGGCGATTGTCTATAGGTACCGTATCCTCAGCTGGGGCTACTTTACTTCCCGATATAATTCGCAGTTTTCACAAAACCTATCCGTGCATAGATTTTGAAATATTTGACGAGGATACAAGCAAAATAATAGAATTACTGGACCACGGAGTTATTGATATAGGCATCATAAGAACCCCCTTTGATTTGGAGAAGTTTGAGTCTATAGCTCTACCTAAAGACCCAATGGCAGCAGTTAGCCTCTCAGCCTGGAGTGATGATAAGCCTACTTTACTTTTGAAGGATTTAATAAACAAACCACTTATCGTCCAAAGACGAAATGAAAAGATTATAACAGAGCTCTGTTTAAAAGCAGGCTTTAACCCAAGAATACTCTGCAGAAGCAACGATGTAAGAACCATTCTGCTTTGGGCAAGTACAGGCCTTGGAACTGCTATTGTCCCTAAAAATTGTGTAAATCTCATACCGGATACCAACTTAAACTATAAGGAGCTGGCGGAGCCTTCACTAATGACAGGTACTGCTGTAATCTGGCCTAAGCAACGTTATATTTCCTCTGCCGCCAGGCATTTCCTGGAGGCCTTTAAAAGCACACAGTGCCAACATATATAG